A stretch of Endozoicomonas sp. SCSIO W0465 DNA encodes these proteins:
- a CDS encoding glycine betaine/L-proline ABC transporter ATP-binding protein yields the protein MHERKSSKPLIQIRGLYKLFGKQPDKVMPRVHQGESKDQILADTGHTLGLRDINLEVKSGEIFVIMGLSGSGKSTLIRHFNRLIDPTEGEILVDGIDISRFTAKELENFRQQKMSMVFQRFGLMPHRTVIDNVAYGLSVQGVAKAERLKKAAQWLDTVGLAGYERQYPSQLSGGQQQRVGLARALCTDAEILLMDEAFSALDPLIRSEMQDQLIELQSKLHKTIVFITHDLDEALRLGDRIAILKDGELVQQGVPEEILLSPATEYVEAFVKDVNRARALTVETVMKPPACRITAETIDEALSQMKKTSEGFGYYVNDDGYQGVILQQTLEQAVEKGSHKKVSSILIETVPAIQADSILESVIPDTLDTDFPLPVIDDDGQLQGQLSRSSLAEVLGDVSTNHQEVFSDSLLASTQSPR from the coding sequence ATGCATGAACGTAAAAGCAGTAAGCCGTTGATTCAGATTCGAGGGCTATACAAGTTATTCGGAAAGCAACCAGACAAGGTGATGCCCCGGGTTCATCAGGGAGAGTCCAAAGACCAGATTCTGGCCGATACGGGCCATACCCTTGGACTCAGGGATATCAATCTGGAGGTAAAGTCGGGTGAGATCTTTGTGATCATGGGGCTTTCCGGATCAGGAAAATCTACCTTGATTCGCCACTTTAATCGTTTGATTGATCCCACTGAGGGGGAGATTCTGGTGGATGGCATCGATATCAGCCGGTTTACAGCCAAAGAGCTGGAAAACTTCCGGCAACAAAAGATGTCCATGGTCTTTCAACGTTTTGGTCTGATGCCTCACCGTACAGTAATCGACAATGTTGCTTATGGGCTTTCGGTTCAGGGCGTTGCTAAAGCAGAGCGACTGAAGAAAGCGGCACAGTGGCTGGATACGGTTGGCTTGGCAGGTTACGAGCGGCAGTATCCTTCACAGCTGTCGGGTGGTCAGCAACAACGGGTGGGTTTGGCCAGGGCGCTCTGTACCGATGCGGAGATTCTGTTGATGGATGAAGCCTTCTCGGCTCTGGATCCACTGATTCGCAGTGAAATGCAGGATCAGTTGATTGAGCTGCAGAGTAAGCTGCATAAAACCATTGTTTTTATCACTCATGACCTTGATGAAGCGCTGAGGTTGGGAGACCGCATCGCCATTCTCAAAGATGGAGAGCTTGTGCAGCAGGGGGTACCGGAAGAGATTCTGTTGAGTCCGGCTACTGAATATGTTGAAGCGTTTGTTAAAGACGTAAACCGTGCCCGGGCCTTGACGGTAGAAACGGTGATGAAGCCACCGGCCTGCCGGATTACGGCAGAAACCATTGATGAAGCGCTGAGTCAGATGAAAAAGACTTCCGAGGGCTTTGGTTATTACGTTAACGATGATGGTTATCAGGGTGTTATTCTGCAGCAGACGCTTGAGCAGGCGGTTGAGAAGGGGAGTCACAAGAAGGTAAGCTCTATCTTGATAGAAACGGTTCCGGCTATTCAGGCAGACTCTATTCTGGAGTCAGTGATTCCGGATACATTGGATACCGACTTTCCACTGCCCGTTATTGACGATGATGGGCAGTTACAGGGACAACTTTCCCGTTCCAGTCTTGCTGAAGTACTCGGGGATGTTTCCACAAATCACCAGGAGGTATTCTCAGACAGTCTCTTGGCATCAACGCAATCACCCCGCTAA
- a CDS encoding ABC transporter permease, producing the protein MATDFMATEFPEMERGDLITIRKTLDGAYREFSREYGDLIESFFDPLLSFLVWFEELLISSPWLLVLSIIVGLAYAASRSWKLCSGIVFSLLAIGYFGMWENTMRTLSVITVCTLLSLVLGIPIGVAMARSDRVQKVVTPLLDVMQTMPAFVYLIPVVMLLGIGKIPGVIAVVIYAIPPVIRLTNLGIRLVDKEVLEAATAYGASPLQRLWGVQLPLAMPTIMAGINQTIMMALAMVVIASMIGVKGLGQPVLKSITNQYFTLGLLNGLAIVALAIIFDRVSQAYARRTQKHLGGAEHA; encoded by the coding sequence ATGGCGACCGATTTCATGGCGACCGAGTTCCCGGAAATGGAACGAGGTGACCTCATTACCATCAGGAAAACGCTGGATGGTGCCTACCGGGAATTTTCCCGTGAATATGGTGATTTGATTGAGTCATTTTTTGATCCGCTACTCTCTTTCCTGGTCTGGTTTGAAGAACTGTTAATCAGTTCTCCCTGGTTGTTGGTTCTCAGTATTATTGTCGGGTTGGCCTATGCGGCCAGCCGCTCCTGGAAGCTGTGTTCAGGGATTGTCTTTTCACTCCTTGCAATTGGGTACTTTGGTATGTGGGAAAATACCATGAGAACCCTGAGTGTAATCACAGTATGTACCTTGCTCTCCCTGGTGCTGGGCATTCCCATTGGTGTTGCCATGGCCCGTTCAGATCGGGTTCAGAAAGTAGTGACGCCCCTGCTGGATGTTATGCAGACGATGCCTGCATTTGTTTACCTGATTCCTGTCGTGATGTTGCTGGGAATTGGCAAGATTCCGGGGGTAATCGCCGTTGTCATTTATGCCATTCCCCCGGTTATCAGACTGACAAACCTTGGGATTCGTCTGGTGGATAAAGAGGTTCTGGAAGCCGCCACTGCCTATGGTGCCAGTCCTTTGCAAAGGTTATGGGGTGTCCAGCTGCCACTGGCAATGCCGACCATTATGGCCGGTATTAACCAGACCATCATGATGGCGCTGGCTATGGTGGTGATTGCTTCCATGATTGGCGTCAAAGGCCTTGGGCAGCCAGTGTTGAAATCCATTACTAACCAGTATTTCACGCTGGGATTGTTAAATGGTCTGGCCATTGTGGCGTTGGCAATCATCTTCGACCGGGTTTCTCAGGCATATGCCCGCAGAACCCAGAAACACCTTGGGGGCGCTGAGCATGCATGA
- the asd gene encoding archaetidylserine decarboxylase (Phosphatidylserine decarboxylase is synthesized as a single chain precursor. Generation of the pyruvoyl active site from a Ser is coupled to cleavage of a Gly-Ser bond between the larger (beta) and smaller (alpha chains). It is an integral membrane protein.) → MNDSIPSYLQRVLPHQLINCLAYHIAEKQWPWFKNHLITDFIARNNIDMSEALHENPEHYRSFNDFFTRALKQGVRPLPEDPDLIISPVDGTISQIGPIENDRIIQAKHHNYSLSALFAGDKQLASRFKHGQFSTIYLSPSDYHRIHMPTSGTLQQMIYVPGSLYSVNAATTNDIEGLYARNERVISIFATDVGEMAVIMVGAMVVGSMETVWAGPVKPKSRQITWQSYKDRTVYLKRGDEMGRFKLGSTTIVLFANPEVRWFEYHQPGNKIKMGTAIGSKLD, encoded by the coding sequence ATGAACGACAGTATCCCCTCCTACCTGCAAAGAGTGCTACCTCACCAATTGATCAACTGTCTGGCTTACCACATCGCTGAAAAGCAGTGGCCGTGGTTTAAAAATCATTTAATCACCGACTTCATTGCCAGAAATAATATCGATATGAGTGAAGCTCTCCATGAAAATCCAGAGCACTATCGAAGCTTTAATGACTTTTTTACCCGCGCTCTTAAGCAAGGAGTCCGCCCGCTTCCTGAAGACCCGGATCTGATCATCAGCCCGGTAGACGGTACCATCAGCCAGATAGGTCCTATCGAAAATGACCGGATTATTCAGGCAAAACACCATAATTACAGCCTGTCTGCCTTATTTGCCGGTGATAAACAGCTGGCCAGCAGATTCAAGCATGGCCAGTTCAGTACTATTTACCTTTCACCAAGTGATTATCATCGTATTCATATGCCCACCAGCGGGACCCTGCAACAAATGATTTACGTCCCTGGTTCGCTTTATTCCGTGAATGCTGCAACGACAAACGATATCGAAGGTTTATACGCCCGCAACGAGCGGGTCATCAGTATTTTTGCAACCGATGTTGGAGAGATGGCTGTCATTATGGTAGGAGCCATGGTCGTCGGCAGTATGGAAACTGTCTGGGCTGGACCAGTGAAACCAAAGTCACGCCAAATTACATGGCAGTCCTATAAAGACAGAACTGTTTATCTCAAGCGGGGTGATGAGATGGGACGATTCAAATTGGGATCAACAACTATTGTTCTGTTTGCTAATCCGGAAGTACGCTGGTTTGAATACCACCAACCAGGCAATAAGATCAAAATGGGAACTGCCATTGGCAGCAAACTGGATTAA
- a CDS encoding IS1380 family transposase, with product MTKHTQETLRFHPVNGKTVRADFNGGELSSDFGALLLHEMAIRSELIPRLVKAIQDKRHQSYIDHSMQDLLTQRVLQMACGYQDANDSNHLRKDPMFKLAVGRSPLNAETHLASAPTCSRLGKGLSRRDIYDLAYAFAEHFLSSYKKPPKLAVIDLDHTASLTHGAQQYSLFNTKYGNTCYLPLMIFEGLSGKLITAILRPGKTPSGRENAAIVKRLLTLIRQSWPKTQLIIRGDSHFSQPELMRVVEQDKAADYVLGKGAGHPTALRPMSDESMAEARLCLQARTAYARLNKLPIPYRVRLYGEAQYQAKSWKGLDTRVIYKAEVNQMGDNPRFVVTSIKNASARCIYEQFYCPIGQDENYIKHLKNDLSCDRTSDMSFRANALRMYYACAAYVLHYEMRTTVLKDTEMQRAQPSTVIAKLFKIAVKVVEYKDRVKLHLPSSNPMKVLLQRVTEAFAAIPVLRPG from the coding sequence ATGACGAAACATACACAAGAAACCCTTCGTTTTCACCCTGTTAATGGTAAAACTGTCAGAGCTGACTTTAACGGAGGAGAGTTGTCCTCCGATTTTGGCGCGCTGTTACTGCATGAAATGGCCATCCGCAGTGAGCTAATTCCCCGGCTCGTCAAGGCAATCCAGGACAAACGACATCAATCCTATATTGACCATTCCATGCAGGATCTTCTGACGCAACGAGTGCTTCAAATGGCCTGCGGATATCAGGATGCCAATGACAGCAACCACTTGCGTAAGGACCCGATGTTCAAGCTGGCTGTCGGTCGCAGTCCTCTGAATGCCGAGACCCATCTGGCATCAGCCCCCACATGTTCACGACTCGGGAAGGGCTTGTCCCGCAGGGATATATACGACCTGGCCTACGCCTTTGCAGAGCATTTTCTCAGCAGCTATAAAAAACCGCCCAAGCTGGCAGTCATTGATCTGGACCACACAGCCAGCCTGACCCACGGCGCTCAACAGTACAGCTTGTTCAACACCAAATACGGCAATACCTGCTATTTGCCACTGATGATTTTTGAAGGCTTGAGCGGGAAGTTGATTACAGCCATTCTGCGGCCAGGGAAAACACCCTCAGGACGGGAAAATGCCGCCATTGTTAAACGTCTTTTGACGCTGATCCGGCAGTCATGGCCGAAAACACAGCTCATCATCCGGGGAGACAGTCACTTTTCCCAGCCGGAGCTGATGCGCGTTGTTGAGCAGGATAAAGCTGCTGATTACGTGCTGGGTAAAGGCGCTGGGCATCCAACGGCCTTACGGCCAATGTCGGATGAAAGCATGGCGGAAGCTCGCCTCTGCCTGCAAGCACGAACAGCTTACGCTCGATTGAATAAGTTACCGATACCTTACCGAGTGCGTCTGTATGGCGAGGCACAGTATCAGGCGAAGAGCTGGAAAGGGCTGGATACACGTGTCATATATAAGGCTGAAGTGAACCAGATGGGTGATAACCCTCGCTTTGTTGTAACCTCCATCAAGAATGCCTCGGCCCGGTGCATTTATGAGCAGTTCTATTGTCCCATAGGACAGGATGAAAACTACATCAAACACCTGAAAAATGATCTGTCCTGTGATCGGACATCGGATATGAGCTTTCGGGCGAATGCATTGCGTATGTACTACGCCTGTGCCGCGTACGTTCTGCATTACGAAATGAGAACCACTGTATTGAAGGATACAGAGATGCAGAGGGCTCAGCCTTCAACAGTGATCGCCAAGCTGTTCAAAATTGCCGTTAAGGTGGTGGAGTATAAAGACCGAGTTAAGTTACATCTGCCCAGCAGTAACCCAATGAAAGTGTTGCTACAACGAGTGACGGAAGCTTTTGCTGCCATTCCAGTTCTCAGACCGGGATAA
- a CDS encoding carboxy terminal-processing peptidase, with translation MISKLQPAKRMKTFFSALLFTVLLTGNLAQAADKDISQPVPTLTPNLQQAIASVHVVQLLSRSHYRKIPLDQSNMEKVFDRYLDRLDPNRSFFLQSDIREFEPYRKKLGDSLKSGDLNPAFTIFNRYRERAEERARFMLSQLDLGIKDLNLKKNEELVIERKDEPWLASRQAQQLLWIKQLKDSILSQKLNNKTDEEIINQLHKRNTNLLRRLHQSKSEDAFQTYINAFAGIYDPHTQYFSPQTAENFDINMSLSLEGIGAVLSAEDEYTRVVSVVPGGPAEKAGQLKPGDKIVSVGQGKKGNLEDVVGMRLDDVVKLIRGTKHTLVRLEIIPGSSNDSNTRVYEIVRDRVKLEEQDAASKIIEVPMNGKTSRIGVIELPTFYIDFKAAQAGDPDYKSTTRDVRRLLEKLKKEKVDGLIIDLRGNGGGSLQEANELTGLFIDTGPTVVVRNNRGRSERQEDPDSEQLYDGPMVVMIDRLSASASEIFAGAMQDYGRALIVGSQSYGKGTVQSIQPLNHGQLKLTLAKFYRISGQSTQNRGVIPDIIFPSLYDGRDIGEDTLPDALPWDNISPVSYRPYANFSPYLPELQKKHQYRTCKNADFVYLHEMKDYFQQYENQKKVSLNKERRQLELQTMRSQRLAIENRLRKAKGQPLLNNLDELEKINNQELEQKRKDKEPDAFLQETGIILTDMVKATNNKQLFTRRSG, from the coding sequence ATGATATCGAAACTGCAGCCAGCCAAAAGAATGAAGACGTTCTTTTCAGCGCTGCTTTTCACAGTGCTTCTCACCGGCAATCTTGCTCAGGCCGCCGATAAGGACATCAGCCAGCCAGTACCAACTCTGACGCCTAATCTGCAGCAGGCTATTGCCAGCGTTCACGTTGTACAACTTCTTTCCAGAAGCCACTATCGGAAGATCCCCCTTGACCAGAGCAATATGGAAAAGGTGTTTGATCGCTACCTGGATCGACTGGACCCAAACCGCAGTTTTTTCCTTCAGTCTGACATTCGGGAATTTGAGCCATACCGAAAAAAACTGGGAGACTCTCTGAAAAGCGGCGACCTCAATCCAGCCTTTACCATCTTCAACCGCTACCGTGAACGAGCAGAAGAGCGGGCACGCTTTATGCTTAGCCAGTTAGATCTGGGCATTAAAGACCTGAATCTCAAGAAAAATGAAGAGCTTGTGATTGAACGCAAGGATGAGCCCTGGCTTGCCAGCAGGCAAGCCCAGCAATTGCTTTGGATCAAGCAGCTTAAAGACAGCATATTAAGCCAGAAGCTGAACAATAAAACCGACGAAGAAATTATCAACCAGCTGCATAAAAGAAATACCAATCTGCTCCGCAGGCTGCACCAGAGCAAAAGTGAAGATGCCTTTCAGACGTATATCAATGCCTTCGCTGGCATCTACGATCCTCATACCCAATATTTTTCTCCCCAGACGGCGGAAAACTTTGATATCAACATGAGCCTCTCGCTCGAAGGTATCGGCGCAGTTCTATCTGCAGAGGATGAATACACCAGGGTAGTCAGTGTTGTGCCCGGCGGTCCTGCAGAGAAAGCAGGCCAGCTGAAGCCTGGAGATAAAATCGTCAGCGTTGGCCAGGGCAAGAAAGGTAACCTCGAAGATGTGGTGGGCATGCGTCTGGATGATGTCGTTAAATTAATTCGAGGTACCAAACACACCCTGGTTCGCCTGGAGATTATTCCCGGCAGCAGTAATGACAGCAATACCCGGGTTTACGAAATTGTCCGGGATCGGGTCAAGCTGGAAGAGCAGGACGCAGCCAGCAAGATTATCGAAGTGCCGATGAATGGTAAAACCAGCCGCATCGGGGTGATAGAGTTACCAACCTTTTATATCGACTTCAAGGCTGCCCAGGCCGGCGATCCCGACTATAAGAGCACCACCCGTGACGTTCGCAGGCTGCTGGAAAAATTAAAGAAAGAGAAAGTGGATGGCCTGATTATCGATCTTCGCGGTAATGGTGGCGGCTCACTGCAGGAAGCCAATGAGTTGACCGGGCTATTTATTGATACAGGGCCTACCGTTGTCGTTCGTAATAATCGGGGTCGCTCTGAACGACAGGAAGATCCGGACTCAGAGCAGCTCTACGACGGCCCCATGGTGGTCATGATTGACCGCCTCAGCGCTTCCGCTTCAGAAATTTTTGCCGGAGCCATGCAGGATTATGGCCGGGCACTGATCGTTGGCAGCCAGAGTTACGGTAAAGGTACCGTGCAAAGCATTCAACCACTGAACCATGGACAACTGAAACTTACGCTGGCCAAATTCTACCGGATTTCCGGCCAGAGTACGCAGAATCGCGGGGTTATACCCGACATCATCTTCCCTTCCCTCTACGATGGCCGGGATATTGGTGAGGACACGCTGCCGGATGCACTGCCATGGGACAATATCTCACCAGTATCCTACAGACCTTATGCAAATTTCAGTCCCTACCTTCCGGAGCTACAGAAAAAGCATCAATACCGCACCTGTAAAAATGCTGATTTTGTTTACCTCCATGAGATGAAGGACTATTTCCAACAGTATGAAAACCAGAAGAAGGTTTCACTGAATAAGGAAAGACGACAGCTGGAGTTGCAAACCATGCGCAGCCAGCGACTGGCCATTGAAAATCGCCTGAGAAAAGCCAAAGGCCAGCCGCTACTGAACAATCTGGATGAACTGGAGAAGATCAACAATCAGGAACTGGAACAGAAGAGAAAAGATAAAGAGCCTGATGCCTTTCTGCAGGAAACCGGTATTATCCTGACCGACATGGTGAAGGCTACCAATAATAAACAACTCTTCACCCGTCGCTCTGGCTAG
- the purE gene encoding 5-(carboxyamino)imidazole ribonucleotide mutase yields the protein MTVAIIMGSRSDWPTMQHAVEMLKKFGIDYETKVVSAHRTPQLLADYASQAAARGIKVIIAGAGGAAHLPGMAAAFTSLPVLGVPVKSKALNGIDSLLSICQMPKGVAVGTLAIGEAGAANAGLLAAQILGCQQPGLQAKIDAFRKQQSETVLANPDPAE from the coding sequence ATGACCGTTGCAATTATAATGGGTTCCAGGTCCGACTGGCCTACGATGCAGCATGCCGTTGAAATGTTGAAAAAGTTCGGCATCGACTACGAAACAAAGGTCGTTTCTGCCCATCGCACTCCACAATTACTGGCAGATTATGCCTCTCAGGCCGCTGCCCGGGGAATCAAAGTGATTATTGCCGGTGCAGGGGGAGCTGCGCACTTGCCGGGAATGGCTGCCGCATTTACCAGTCTACCGGTACTGGGGGTGCCTGTTAAATCCAAAGCACTGAATGGTATTGACTCCCTCCTGTCTATATGTCAAATGCCGAAAGGTGTTGCTGTGGGCACTCTGGCCATTGGCGAGGCCGGAGCAGCTAATGCTGGCCTTTTGGCAGCACAGATCCTTGGCTGCCAGCAGCCCGGGCTTCAGGCCAAAATCGATGCTTTTAGAAAGCAGCAAAGCGAAACCGTCCTGGCGAACCCTGATCCTGCCGAGTGA
- a CDS encoding ABC transporter substrate-binding protein, which produces MLKNKFVAGTLLALSLPLSAAISANECGNVTIADMNWNSATLMAHVDQFILESGFGCEAELIPGDTMPTGTSMIEKGEPDVAPEMWSNSMKKALDKGVEEKRLRYAGMSLSDGGEEGFWVPKYLIEKDPSLKTIAGIKKQAAMFTHPESAKLSAFYGCPAGWNCQISAGNLFRALNLEESGFEMIDPGSGAGLSGAIAKAYEREEAWFGYYWAPTAVLGKYEMVKVDFGSGIDKQEFINCTTKEECESPEVTMYPPSEVKTVTTEQFALKAPAAYEYLSKRSFTNQQMNQLLAWMEDNQADGEMAMEHFLINYESTWSQWLSAEVVKKVKQGLASL; this is translated from the coding sequence ATGCTGAAGAATAAATTTGTGGCTGGAACCCTGCTTGCCCTGTCGTTGCCCTTGTCCGCTGCCATCTCTGCCAACGAGTGCGGCAACGTTACCATTGCCGATATGAATTGGAATTCGGCAACACTGATGGCCCATGTGGATCAATTCATTCTGGAAAGTGGTTTTGGTTGTGAGGCTGAGCTGATTCCCGGAGATACGATGCCGACGGGCACCTCCATGATCGAAAAAGGGGAGCCTGATGTTGCGCCAGAGATGTGGAGCAACTCGATGAAGAAGGCTCTGGATAAAGGGGTTGAGGAAAAGCGTCTCCGTTATGCCGGAATGTCTCTCTCCGATGGTGGTGAAGAAGGCTTCTGGGTCCCGAAATATCTGATAGAAAAAGATCCGAGCCTGAAAACCATTGCAGGTATCAAAAAGCAGGCGGCCATGTTTACCCATCCGGAGAGCGCTAAGCTGTCAGCGTTCTATGGTTGTCCTGCCGGTTGGAACTGTCAGATCAGTGCCGGTAATTTGTTCCGGGCACTCAATCTTGAAGAGTCTGGCTTTGAAATGATTGATCCGGGTTCTGGTGCTGGTTTGTCAGGTGCCATTGCCAAGGCTTATGAACGTGAAGAAGCGTGGTTTGGTTATTACTGGGCTCCAACAGCCGTGCTTGGCAAATACGAAATGGTTAAAGTTGATTTTGGCTCCGGTATCGATAAGCAGGAGTTCATCAACTGTACCACTAAAGAAGAATGTGAGTCGCCTGAAGTGACCATGTATCCGCCGTCGGAAGTGAAAACCGTCACCACTGAACAGTTTGCGTTAAAAGCACCGGCAGCTTATGAGTATCTGAGCAAACGCTCCTTTACCAATCAGCAGATGAACCAACTACTGGCCTGGATGGAAGATAATCAAGCTGATGGTGAGATGGCGATGGAGCACTTCCTGATCAACTATGAGTCCACCTGGTCCCAATGGCTGTCTGCTGAGGTTGTTAAAAAAGTAAAGCAGGGGCTTGCATCCCTCTGA
- a CDS encoding MarR family winged helix-turn-helix transcriptional regulator, giving the protein MTETCYWTDVLITLRRIIRATDLHSKRMIKACGLTTPQIMVLKAINDLGDVTVKRISQDVSLSQATVTTILNRLEERQYLERVRSASDKRIVNARLTELGCSVLATAPTLLHEKFIERFEALEPWEKTQVLSSLQRVAAMMDAESIDAAPLLDIGGTEP; this is encoded by the coding sequence ATGACTGAAACATGTTATTGGACTGATGTACTTATTACACTAAGACGCATAATCCGGGCAACGGACCTGCACTCAAAGCGCATGATCAAGGCCTGCGGCCTGACAACACCACAAATCATGGTATTGAAGGCCATTAACGATCTGGGTGATGTAACGGTTAAACGGATCTCTCAGGATGTATCGCTAAGTCAGGCCACAGTGACCACAATTCTCAACCGGCTGGAAGAGCGGCAGTATCTTGAGAGAGTTCGAAGTGCCAGTGACAAGCGAATTGTTAACGCGCGGTTAACTGAACTCGGGTGCTCGGTACTGGCAACTGCACCCACGCTGCTGCATGAAAAGTTTATTGAACGTTTTGAGGCTCTGGAGCCCTGGGAAAAAACACAAGTCCTTTCTTCTCTGCAAAGGGTTGCAGCCATGATGGACGCTGAGTCTATTGATGCTGCACCGCTTTTGGATATCGGTGGGACGGAGCCATAG
- a CDS encoding choline BCCT transporter BetT, which produces MSQPENPMPSGQMINPPVFFGSAILILILVGYTVFFPEDANNRFTHLQMSIMTNVSWFYVMAVALILLCVVFLGLSRYGDIKLGPDHAEPSFRFGSWFAMLFSAGMGIGLMFFGVAEPVMHFLSPPLGEPGTIEAAKEAMKLTFFHWGLHAWAIYAIVALILAFFGYRHHLPLTLRSALYPIIGDRIYGIPGHTIDVFAILGTIFGVATALGYGVLQVNSGLNYLLGIDISTQTQVILIVVITALATISVATGLDKGIRRLSEVNLLLALMLLVMVVLLGPTVLLLQMFVQNTGGYLSDIVGKTFNLYAYEPTEWLGGWTLFYWAWWLSWSPFVGMFIARISRGRTIREFVTGVLFVPTGLTLIWMTAFGNTAIDMILNRGMAGLGQAVETDVPIALFKFLEYFPFSNLLSIIAIAMVTIFFVTSSDSSAMVVDMLASGGNSKTPLWQRVFWSSLIGVVAMVLLLAGGLQALQTVTIASALPFSIVLLVSAYGLLKALAVDAAKRTSLEKTTLTPKVGYKPIPWQNRLATMVSFPRRSHVNRFIQDVVLPTMESVASELSKQGVESTIQLDTEKQIPSLVVLHGDEVDFFYKVTPRSYLQPSFMLDEDDEEERKYFRAEVFLREGGQGYDIMGWTSDQVISDIIDQYEKHMHFLHMVR; this is translated from the coding sequence ATGTCCCAACCGGAAAACCCGATGCCTTCCGGGCAAATGATCAATCCCCCCGTATTTTTTGGTTCAGCCATTTTAATACTTATCCTGGTGGGTTATACGGTTTTTTTCCCTGAAGATGCCAATAACCGATTTACACATCTGCAAATGAGCATCATGACCAACGTCAGCTGGTTTTATGTCATGGCCGTGGCCCTGATTCTTTTGTGCGTGGTATTCCTGGGCCTCTCCCGTTACGGGGATATCAAGCTCGGCCCGGATCATGCAGAACCTTCGTTCAGATTTGGCTCCTGGTTTGCCATGCTCTTTTCCGCCGGTATGGGGATTGGCCTGATGTTTTTTGGTGTAGCTGAACCGGTGATGCACTTCCTTTCACCACCACTGGGTGAACCGGGCACCATCGAAGCGGCTAAAGAAGCCATGAAACTGACCTTTTTCCACTGGGGTCTACATGCCTGGGCGATCTACGCCATAGTGGCCCTGATCCTTGCCTTCTTTGGTTACCGGCATCATTTGCCACTTACTCTCCGTTCCGCCCTTTACCCCATTATTGGTGACCGTATTTACGGCATTCCCGGCCACACCATTGATGTGTTTGCCATATTGGGCACCATCTTTGGTGTCGCAACCGCACTGGGTTACGGAGTTTTGCAGGTTAATTCCGGGCTAAACTACCTTCTTGGTATTGACATCAGCACACAGACACAAGTTATTCTGATTGTGGTCATCACGGCACTGGCCACCATTTCTGTCGCAACAGGCCTTGATAAAGGCATCCGACGCCTGTCAGAAGTAAACCTGCTCCTGGCACTGATGCTGTTAGTGATGGTGGTACTGCTGGGACCCACCGTCCTGCTGTTGCAGATGTTCGTGCAAAATACTGGTGGTTACCTGTCGGACATCGTCGGTAAAACCTTCAATCTTTACGCCTATGAGCCCACCGAGTGGCTTGGCGGCTGGACGTTGTTCTATTGGGCCTGGTGGCTCTCCTGGTCACCGTTTGTCGGTATGTTTATTGCCCGTATTTCAAGGGGCAGAACAATTCGTGAGTTTGTTACCGGCGTTCTTTTCGTACCTACGGGCCTGACACTGATCTGGATGACCGCTTTTGGCAATACCGCCATCGACATGATATTGAACCGGGGAATGGCCGGTTTGGGGCAGGCCGTAGAAACGGATGTACCCATCGCGCTGTTCAAGTTTCTGGAATATTTCCCGTTCTCAAATTTACTCTCGATAATCGCCATTGCCATGGTCACCATCTTTTTTGTCACCTCCTCCGACTCAAGTGCCATGGTTGTCGATATGCTGGCCTCCGGAGGCAACAGTAAAACACCGCTCTGGCAGCGAGTGTTCTGGTCCAGCCTTATTGGTGTCGTAGCCATGGTACTGTTATTGGCAGGAGGTCTGCAGGCCCTGCAAACGGTGACCATAGCCTCTGCCCTGCCCTTTTCTATCGTTCTTCTGGTTTCGGCTTATGGCTTGCTAAAAGCACTGGCTGTTGATGCTGCCAAGAGAACCAGTCTGGAAAAAACGACATTGACGCCCAAAGTGGGGTACAAACCGATACCGTGGCAAAACCGCCTGGCAACCATGGTCAGCTTCCCTCGCCGCTCTCATGTCAACCGCTTTATTCAGGATGTTGTGCTCCCCACTATGGAATCTGTCGCATCAGAACTCAGTAAGCAGGGCGTAGAAAGCACGATTCAGCTGGATACTGAAAAGCAGATACCCAGCCTGGTGGTTCTCCACGGCGATGAAGTAGATTTTTTTTACAAAGTGACTCCCCGTTCCTATCTTCAGCCCAGTTTTATGCTGGACGAAGACGATGAAGAAGAGCGCAAATATTTCCGTGCCGAGGTTTTTCTGAGAGAAGGCGGCCAAGGTTACGACATTATGGGCTGGACCAGTGATCAGGTAATTAGCGATATTATTGACCAGTATGAAAAGCACATGCATTTCCTTCACATGGTTCGATAA